From the genome of Pseudomonas mohnii:
TACCCATCAAAGAGCGAAAGGCAGCGGCGTACTGACCTTCTGGCGCTGCGCCAACCGCAACTGAAACTCCATCGGATCATGAATCAACACGTCCTGCCCGGCGAACGACTCCGCCGCGATCAGGCGTGACAGCCAAAAGCGCACGCAAGCCACCCGCAGCATGGTCGGCCATAGCTCGGCTTCGGCAGCAGTGAATGGCCGCAGGGCCGCATAAGCCCCCAACAAAGCCCGGGCGCGTGGCCCATCGATCAACCCCTCTTCGTCCGAACACCAGTCATTCAAGGCAATCGCCACGTCGTAGAGCATCGGCCCCGAACAGGCGTTGTAGAAGTCGATCAATCCGGTCAGGTGCGTACCTTCGAACATCGCGTTGTCGCGGAACAGATCGGCGTGGATGTTGGCTCGCGGCAGCGCCAGAATTTTCTCTTTTTGCCGGGTGATTTCTTCCAGTGCCCGTTGCAGCAGGTCTTTCTGCTCGGCATTCAGGTGCGACAGGAACTGCGTACCCTCTTCCAGCATCCAGTCGAGGCCGCGATCGGTTTTGCGCTTGATCATGTTGGCTTGGGTCGCCAGGTGCAGGTGACCGAGCAGCTCGCCGACTTGCGCGCAATGTTGCGCATTGGCTTCCTTGATGTGCTTGCCGGCCAGGCGCGGTTGCAACAGCGCTGGCTTGCCGGCCAGTTCGCGCAGGGCAACACCGTCGGTGGTGCGCAAGGCGTAAGGCACCGGCAGATCAGCCTCGTGCAGCACATCGAGCAGCTCAATGAAGAACGGCATCTCCTGGACCGGGCCACGCTCGACCAGGGTCAGGACGAATTCGCCCTGCTCCAGGCTGATAAAGAAATTGGTGTTTTCGCTACCGGCGGCAATCCCCTGGAAATCAAGCAGGCGGCCGAGGCCATAAGGGGCGAGAAAAGCTTCCAGCTCGGGCCGAGCCAGGGGAGTGAACACAGACATGTTTAAACTGCCAGTACGGGCGCCGCCAGTGGGCCAGCGCCAATTGAAATTAAGAAACTATTTCCACTCAAAGATCTTCCACGCCGGAATCAGCATATCCGGCTGATCCGAGCGGATGTAGTTTGCATCGGTGCCATCGGCACGCACAAGAAAGTACGGCTTACCCAACTTCGGCGTGACCTTGATGGCATACAAGAAACCATTCTGCCGATATTCCTGAATGGTTTTATCGCCTTCCGTGCGAATGGTTACTTCCGGATCTGCGGAAGGCGCATTGTCCGCCGCCATGGCGGCTAATGGAGCGATCGCAAACAAGCCAGCCAGCAACAGGCGATTGAGTGTGCACATGATAACCTTGTCCCTTTGTCGTCAACGGTCCCGCTATTCTAGCGCCGGACCCGCCGAAAAGGTTGATCCTGCTCATGAGCCAAGCTCCCCTCGTCCTGGTGGACGGTTCTTCTTACCTGTACCGCGCCTTTCACGCGCTGCCGCCACTGACCACGTCCAAAGGCCTGCCGACCGGTGCGGTCAAGGGCGTACTGAACATGCTCAAGAGCCTGCGCAAGCAATACCCGGACAGTCCGTTCGCCGTGGTGTTCGATGCCAAGGGTGGGACATTTCGCGATGACCTGTACGCCGAATACAAGGCCAACCGTCCGAGCATGCCCGACGACATGCGTGTGCAGATCGAGCCGCTGCACCAGAGCGTGATCGCTCTGGGCTTCCCGCTCCTGTGCGTTGATGGCGTCGAAGCCGATGACGTGATTGGCACGCTGGCCCGCAGCAGCGCAGCCGCCAACCGTCCGGTGATCATCTCCACCGGCGACAAGGACATGGCGCAACTGGTCGACGGCCACATTACCTTGGTCAACACCATGACCGGTAGCAGCATGGACGTGGAGGGCGTGAAGGAGAAATTCGGCGTCGCTCCCGAGCAGATCATCGATTATCTGGCGCTCATGGGCGATTCTTCCGACAACATTCCGGGAGTTCCGGGCATCGGTCCGAAGACCGCTTCCGGCCTGCTGGTCGGGGTCAATGGCGGGTTGACCGAGCTCTACGCCCAGCTCGATATCGTACCGACCCTGCCGATCCGGGGCGCCAAGACCCTGCCGGCCAAGCTCGAAGAGCACAAGGAAATGGCGTTCCTGTCCTATCAACTGGCGACCATCAAGGTCGACGTGCCGCTGGATATCGGCCTCGACGACCTGCAAATGGGTGCCGAAGATCCGGAAAAACTTTACGAGCTCTACAGCCTGCTGGAGTTCAAGAGCTGGTTGAACGATCTGCAACGCGACGCCAAGCGTATCGAACTGAGCGCTGCCGCCGAGCCAGAGCCGCTCGCCGATCTGTTCAGCGCCGCCAACGCCGAAACGCCAGCGGCCACCTCCGAAACCCGGTACGAAACCGTTCTTGATCAAGCACGGTTCGATGTCTGGCTGGAGAAACTGAACAACGCCAAATTGTTCGCCTTCGACACCGAAACCACCGGCATCGACGCGCAACAGGCGCAACTGGTGGGCCTGTCGTTCGCCGTGCAGGCCAACGAAGCGGCCTACATCCCGCTGACCCACTCCTACATCGGCGTGCCCGAGCAACTGGACCGCGACACAGTCCTGCGCGCCCTCAAACCGATTCTGGAAGACCCGAACAAGCTCAAGGTCGGCCAACACGCCAAGTTCGACATGAATATCCTGGCCAACTGCGCCATCGGCGGCGACCAGGCCAACGGCATCACCGTTCGCGGCGTCGCCTTCGACACCATGCTTGAGTCCTACGTGCTCAACTCCACGGCGACCCGCCATGACATGGACAGCCTGGCGCTGAAGTACCTGGATCACACCACCGTGAGTTTCCAGGACATCGCCGGTAAAGGTGCCAAGCAGCTGACGTTCGACCAGATTGCCCTCGAGCAGGCCGGGCCTTACGCTGCCGAGGACGCCGACATCACTTTGCGCCTGCACCAGGCGCTGTTCGAGAAACTCACCGCTATCCCGAGCCTGGCCAGCGTGCTGACCGACATCGAAATCCCGTTGGTGCCGGTGCTGGCGCGCATCGAACGCCAAGGGGCTTTTGTCGATGCCGCCCTGCTGGGCGTGCAAAGCATCGAACTGGGCGACAAGATGGTAGCGCTGGAGCGCGAAGCCTTTGAGATCGCCGGCGAAGAGTTCAACCTCGGTTCGCCCAAGCAGCTGGGGACCATCCTCTACGAGAAGCTCGGTCTGCCGGTGCTGAAGAAGACCGCCAAGGGCCAGCCATCCACCGCCGAGGAAGTATTGGCCAAACTGGCCGAGGACGACTATCGCCTGCCGAAAGTGCTGATGGAATACCGTTCCATGAGCAAGCTGAAAAGCACCTATACCGATCGCCTGCCGGAGCAAATCAACCCGCGTACCGGGCGCATCCATACGTCTTACCATCAGGCGGTGGCTTCCACCGGGCGCCTGTCCTCCAGCGATCCGAACCTGCAGAACATTCCGGTGCGCACCGCTGAGGGGCGTCGCATCCGCCAGGCTTTCGTGGCCCCGGCCGGTTACAAGTTGCTGGCGGCGGACTACTCGCAGATCGAGTTGCGGATCATGGCTCACCTGTCCCGCGATGAAGGCTTGATGAACGCCTTCCGTCACAATCTGGACGTGCACACCGCGACCGCCGCCGAAGTGTTCAAGGTCGAACTGGCCGACGTCACTTCCGACCAGCGCCGCAGCGCCAAGGCGATCAACTTCGGTCTGATCTACGGCATGGGCGCGCAAAAGCTCGGCAAGGACATTGGCGTGGACACCAAGACCGCCAAGGCCTACATCGATACTTACTTCGCCCGTTACCCCGGCGTTCGCCAATACATGGACCGCACCCGTGCGCAGGCGGCGGATCAAGGGTATGTGGAGACGTTCTTCGGGCGGCGGCTGTACCTGCCGGAGATCAACTCCAACAAGCCGCAGGAACGCGCCGCCGCTGAACGCACAGCGATCAACGCACCGATGCAAGGCACGGCAGCGGACATCATCAAGAAAGCCATGGTCGCGGTGGATAACTGGCTGGCCACATCCGGCCTCGATGCCAAAGTCATCCTGCAAGTGCACGATGAACTGGTGCTTGAGGTGCGTGAAGACCTGGTCGAACAGGTCAGCGAGGAAATTCGCCTGCACATGAGTGGCGCGGCGAAGCTGGACGTTCCATTGCTGGTGGAAGTGGGCGTGGGCAACAACTGGGATGAGGCTCACTGAGCCTTCTGACGAGACACTGCTCTCCTGCTGCGGCGAAGTGCCGCAGCAGAGCAAGCGAAGGGTGATTATTCCGGAAGGCACTTAGGGTTATTCCAAAGGCATTCGAAAAAAATCTGAACTAATCGGCCAAAACACCACTCAGAGTTACTGAATGGCTGGTGAAGCCCTTCGATGCTCCTATGTTGTGTTAAGTGTTGGCAGATATCTGGACCCCGCCCTAGCGGTCTAGAACTTGAACCCCGGACCTTCCCCCTCCCCATAGAAGTCCGGGGTTTTTTTTGCCTGCAGCTTTTACTCGGCCGCTTCGGCGCCCTTGTCCGCCAGCTCCATCCAGTCCGCCAGTACAGTGTAGGCGTCTTCCAGGCCCATGCGTTTTGGCGCCGAAAAAAGCTGAATGGTCACGGCATCGCCCCAACCCTTGCGGATTTCCGACTGCACTTTGAGCAGCGTGTTCTTGGCTGCACCGTAGGTGAGCTTGTCCGCTTTGGTCAGCAGGATATGCATGGGCATGCCGCTGGCCACGGCCCAATCGAGCATCAGCAGGTCGAAGTCGGTCATTGGATGACGGATATCCATCATCAGAATCAGCCCCTTCAGGCTTTCGCGGCTGCCCAGATACGCTTCCAGGTGACGCTGCCAATGCTGCTTGAGCGGAATGGGTACTTTTGCGTATCCGTAGCCTGGCAGGTCGACCAGACGGCGTTCATCGTCTAGCTTGAAGAAGTTCAACAACTGTGTGCGACCTGGCGTTTTCGAGGTTCGCGCCAGGCTCGCGTGAGTCAGGGTGTTAAGCGCACTGGACTTGCCGGCGTTGGAACGACCGGCGAAGGCCACTTCAAAGCCTTCGTCATCCGGACATTGGTCGACTTTGGCGGCGCTGAGCATGAAGGTGGACTGTTGGCACAGACCGAGGATGGGGTTCTTGAGTTGCATGGGATTTCCGATGTGGGCGGCGCCTGGAATGGGCGCGGCAAGCGGTGTCGCTTCCGTTTCACTGACGCCAGTATATAATGCCGCAGATTTTGTGTGCGCTTTGTCCCAGCGTAGGATGAAGTTCATGAGAGCGATAGACCTTGATTGCGCATTAGAACGCAACACGCTCTCAACCCTGAAAAGGTCGTTTTATGACGAAATGGCTGCTAGTTGCCGGTGTCTTGATGCCGCTTTACAGCGCTCAGGCTACACAGGATCCGGAAGCTGTGTACAACCGTGTTTGTGGTGCCTGTCATTCCGGCCAACTACCCATGGCGCCCCGCAAGGGCGATCAGGCAGCTTGGACGCCGAGGTTGGCGAAAGGTATGGAGACGCTGGTGCAACACGTGACCCAGGGTTTCAAGGCGATGCCGCCGCGTGGTTTGTGCATGGACTGCAGTGCCGAGGATTACCAGGCCATCATCCATTGGATGAGCGAGTGATCCCGGTCCATAACTCTTTAACCCTTAGCCGTAGTTGGATTAGCTGATGAACAAATTGATCGTGAGTCTGCTGTTGACCGTGGGGATCTCCGGCATTGCCCATGCTGCAGGTGAGCCAGTAAAACCTGGTGACGCCACTGCAGGCCAGGCAAAAGCCGCCGTATGTGGTGCCTGTCATGGCCCGGATGGCAACAGCATGGCGCCTAACTTTCCGAAGCTGGCCGGCCAGGGCGAACGCTACCTGACCAAGCAACTGCACGACATCAAGTCGGGCAAGCGCACGGTTCTGGAAATGACGGGCCTGCTGACCAACCTGAGCGATCAGGACCTGGCCGATATCGCTGCCTATTTCTCCAGCCAGAAAGGCAGTGTCGGTGCCGCCGATGAGAAACTTGTGGCTCGCGGTCAGGATTTGTTCCGTGGCGGCAAAGTGGATCAGGGCATGCCCGCGTGCACCGGGTGCCACTCGCCTAATGGCGCGGGTAACGCGGCAGCCGGCTTCCCGCACCTGGGCGGTCAGCATGCTCAATACGTGACCAAGCAACTGACTGACTTCCGTGAAGGTAACCGTACGAACGACGGCGACACCATGGTCATGCGCAGTATTGCCGCGAAGCTCAGCAACAAAGACATCGAAGCGGTGTCCAGCTACATTCAGGGCCTGCACTAAGACCGGCGAATCGGGCGTTGCGCAGGGCGTCTATCGCCTGCCACGTTAACGCTCGATTAATCCGTCGCAGCAAGTATAAAAAGGGTGGCTTTGGCCGCCCTTTTTTGTGGCCGCTGCCGTTACACTACAGAACTCAAGCCCGCCAGAACCTGTCTGAAAACAGGTCGCGCGTGGCGATAAATTTGTCCAGGAGTAAAGCATGCGTAATCTGATCATCAGCGCCGCACTCGTCGCTGCCAGCCTGTTCGGCATGACTGCCCAGGCCGCCGAAGCCCCCGCTGCCCCTTATGTCGAACTGACTAATCCGGTTCCGGTTGCCGTGCCTGGCAAGATCGAAGTGG
Proteins encoded in this window:
- a CDS encoding c-type cytochrome; protein product: MNKLIVSLLLTVGISGIAHAAGEPVKPGDATAGQAKAAVCGACHGPDGNSMAPNFPKLAGQGERYLTKQLHDIKSGKRTVLEMTGLLTNLSDQDLADIAAYFSSQKGSVGAADEKLVARGQDLFRGGKVDQGMPACTGCHSPNGAGNAAAGFPHLGGQHAQYVTKQLTDFREGNRTNDGDTMVMRSIAAKLSNKDIEAVSSYIQGLH
- the polA gene encoding DNA polymerase I, giving the protein MSQAPLVLVDGSSYLYRAFHALPPLTTSKGLPTGAVKGVLNMLKSLRKQYPDSPFAVVFDAKGGTFRDDLYAEYKANRPSMPDDMRVQIEPLHQSVIALGFPLLCVDGVEADDVIGTLARSSAAANRPVIISTGDKDMAQLVDGHITLVNTMTGSSMDVEGVKEKFGVAPEQIIDYLALMGDSSDNIPGVPGIGPKTASGLLVGVNGGLTELYAQLDIVPTLPIRGAKTLPAKLEEHKEMAFLSYQLATIKVDVPLDIGLDDLQMGAEDPEKLYELYSLLEFKSWLNDLQRDAKRIELSAAAEPEPLADLFSAANAETPAATSETRYETVLDQARFDVWLEKLNNAKLFAFDTETTGIDAQQAQLVGLSFAVQANEAAYIPLTHSYIGVPEQLDRDTVLRALKPILEDPNKLKVGQHAKFDMNILANCAIGGDQANGITVRGVAFDTMLESYVLNSTATRHDMDSLALKYLDHTTVSFQDIAGKGAKQLTFDQIALEQAGPYAAEDADITLRLHQALFEKLTAIPSLASVLTDIEIPLVPVLARIERQGAFVDAALLGVQSIELGDKMVALEREAFEIAGEEFNLGSPKQLGTILYEKLGLPVLKKTAKGQPSTAEEVLAKLAEDDYRLPKVLMEYRSMSKLKSTYTDRLPEQINPRTGRIHTSYHQAVASTGRLSSSDPNLQNIPVRTAEGRRIRQAFVAPAGYKLLAADYSQIELRIMAHLSRDEGLMNAFRHNLDVHTATAAEVFKVELADVTSDQRRSAKAINFGLIYGMGAQKLGKDIGVDTKTAKAYIDTYFARYPGVRQYMDRTRAQAADQGYVETFFGRRLYLPEINSNKPQERAAAERTAINAPMQGTAADIIKKAMVAVDNWLATSGLDAKVILQVHDELVLEVREDLVEQVSEEIRLHMSGAAKLDVPLLVEVGVGNNWDEAH
- a CDS encoding DUF2782 domain-containing protein, yielding MCTLNRLLLAGLFAIAPLAAMAADNAPSADPEVTIRTEGDKTIQEYRQNGFLYAIKVTPKLGKPYFLVRADGTDANYIRSDQPDMLIPAWKIFEWK
- a CDS encoding homoserine kinase, which codes for MSVFTPLARPELEAFLAPYGLGRLLDFQGIAAGSENTNFFISLEQGEFVLTLVERGPVQEMPFFIELLDVLHEADLPVPYALRTTDGVALRELAGKPALLQPRLAGKHIKEANAQHCAQVGELLGHLHLATQANMIKRKTDRGLDWMLEEGTQFLSHLNAEQKDLLQRALEEITRQKEKILALPRANIHADLFRDNAMFEGTHLTGLIDFYNACSGPMLYDVAIALNDWCSDEEGLIDGPRARALLGAYAALRPFTAAEAELWPTMLRVACVRFWLSRLIAAESFAGQDVLIHDPMEFQLRLAQRQKVSTPLPFAL
- a CDS encoding c-type cytochrome, translating into MTKWLLVAGVLMPLYSAQATQDPEAVYNRVCGACHSGQLPMAPRKGDQAAWTPRLAKGMETLVQHVTQGFKAMPPRGLCMDCSAEDYQAIIHWMSE
- the yihA gene encoding ribosome biogenesis GTP-binding protein YihA/YsxC, whose product is MQLKNPILGLCQQSTFMLSAAKVDQCPDDEGFEVAFAGRSNAGKSSALNTLTHASLARTSKTPGRTQLLNFFKLDDERRLVDLPGYGYAKVPIPLKQHWQRHLEAYLGSRESLKGLILMMDIRHPMTDFDLLMLDWAVASGMPMHILLTKADKLTYGAAKNTLLKVQSEIRKGWGDAVTIQLFSAPKRMGLEDAYTVLADWMELADKGAEAAE